Proteins encoded in a region of the Pseudomonas syringae KCTC 12500 genome:
- a CDS encoding HAD family hydrolase yields MTLEGIRHWVFDMDGTLTVPIHDFPAIKRELGIPQDDDILGHLAALPAEESAAKHAWLLEHERELALASQPAEGAVELVRELSARGYQLGILTRNAQELAYITLKAIGLDDCFAVEDVLGRDEATPKPDPAGLLQLATRWSVEPEQMVMIGDYMHDLNCGRAAGAKTILVNLKDNPWPELTDWHAVDCTELRGMLG; encoded by the coding sequence ATGACACTCGAAGGTATACGGCACTGGGTGTTCGACATGGACGGTACCTTGACCGTCCCTATCCACGACTTCCCGGCCATCAAACGTGAATTGGGCATCCCCCAGGACGACGACATTCTTGGGCATCTTGCTGCGTTGCCCGCTGAGGAATCGGCGGCCAAGCACGCCTGGCTGCTGGAGCATGAACGCGAGCTGGCGCTGGCTTCGCAGCCTGCCGAGGGCGCGGTCGAGCTGGTTCGTGAATTGTCAGCGCGCGGTTATCAGCTGGGCATACTCACCCGTAACGCTCAGGAGCTGGCCTATATCACCTTGAAGGCCATCGGCCTGGATGACTGCTTTGCCGTGGAGGATGTACTGGGCCGCGACGAGGCGACTCCCAAACCGGACCCGGCAGGTTTGCTGCAGCTGGCCACTCGCTGGAGTGTCGAGCCGGAGCAGATGGTCATGATCGGCGACTACATGCATGACCTGAACTGCGGCCGTGCGGCGGGCGCCAAGACCATTCTGGTCAACCTGAAGGACAACCCATGGCCAGAGCTGACTGACTGGCACGCGGTGGACTGCACGGAGCTGCGCGGGATGCTGGGGTGA
- the tesB gene encoding acyl-CoA thioesterase II — translation MSQVLDDLVELLTLEAIEENLFRGHSQDLGFRQLFGGQVLGQSLSAASQTVEEDRHVHSLHGYFLRPGDAGLPVVYQVDRVRDGGSFSTRHVTAIQKGKPIFTCSASFQYDEEGFEHQATMPQIVGPEDLPSELELLTRRAHLIPEAMHDKFLRPKPIQFRPVTSEDPYDPKPGEPVKYVWFRADGSLSDVQALHRYMLAYASDFNLLTTSLLPHGKTVWQRDMQVASLDHSLWFHNDLRTDDWLLYAMDSPWAGNSRGFSRGSIFNRDGQLVASVSQEGLIRHRKDWA, via the coding sequence ATGAGCCAAGTGCTGGATGATCTGGTTGAGTTGCTGACGCTGGAAGCCATTGAAGAAAACCTGTTCCGCGGGCATAGCCAGGATCTGGGCTTTCGCCAATTGTTTGGTGGTCAGGTACTGGGTCAGTCGCTGTCCGCCGCCAGTCAGACGGTCGAAGAGGACCGTCATGTTCACTCGCTGCACGGCTACTTCCTGCGTCCCGGCGATGCCGGTTTGCCGGTGGTCTATCAGGTGGACCGCGTACGTGACGGCGGCAGTTTCAGCACGCGCCACGTCACTGCCATTCAGAAGGGCAAGCCGATTTTTACCTGCAGCGCTTCGTTCCAGTACGACGAAGAGGGCTTCGAGCACCAGGCGACGATGCCGCAGATTGTCGGCCCGGAAGACCTGCCGTCCGAGCTGGAGTTGCTGACCCGCCGCGCGCACCTGATTCCTGAAGCGATGCACGACAAGTTTCTGCGCCCCAAGCCGATCCAGTTCCGCCCGGTGACCTCCGAGGATCCCTACGATCCCAAGCCCGGCGAGCCCGTGAAATACGTGTGGTTCCGCGCCGATGGCAGCCTCTCGGATGTGCAGGCGCTGCATCGTTACATGCTTGCCTACGCCTCTGACTTCAACTTGCTGACCACCTCATTGCTGCCACACGGCAAAACCGTCTGGCAGCGCGACATGCAGGTTGCCAGCCTTGACCATTCGCTGTGGTTCCACAACGACCTGCGCACCGATGACTGGCTGCTCTACGCGATGGACAGCCCCTGGGCAGGCAACTCGCGCGGCTTCTCGCGCGGCAGTATCTTCAACCGCGACGGGCAACTGGTCGCATCGGTCAGTCAGGAAGGGCTGATCCGACATCGTAAGGATTGGGCATGA
- a CDS encoding GNAT family N-acetyltransferase, whose protein sequence is MEPILKLDSARLRMRQWRDDDLPAFARMSADPRVMRYFPKPLSHLESAAMIGRLRGHFAELGFGLWALERKDTGEFIGFTGLHVVGFKAPFTPAVEIGWRLAYDHWGLGFASEAAWTALGCGFERLELKEIVSFTAVNNQPSQKVMQAIGMQQDESGSFDHPNLEDGHPLKPHVLYRISHEQWLKTLKP, encoded by the coding sequence ATGGAACCGATACTCAAGCTTGATAGCGCCCGACTGCGGATGCGGCAGTGGCGTGACGATGACTTGCCGGCGTTCGCCCGGATGAGTGCGGACCCTCGCGTCATGCGCTATTTTCCGAAGCCCCTGAGCCATCTTGAAAGTGCTGCCATGATCGGGCGGCTGCGTGGTCATTTTGCCGAACTGGGTTTCGGGCTCTGGGCGCTGGAGCGCAAGGACACCGGCGAGTTCATCGGTTTTACCGGGCTGCATGTGGTGGGTTTCAAGGCGCCTTTTACACCGGCCGTGGAGATCGGCTGGCGCCTGGCTTATGACCACTGGGGCCTGGGCTTTGCCAGCGAGGCGGCCTGGACCGCCTTGGGCTGTGGTTTCGAGCGCCTGGAGCTGAAGGAGATCGTGTCGTTCACGGCGGTCAATAATCAGCCGTCACAAAAGGTGATGCAGGCAATCGGTATGCAGCAGGATGAGTCCGGCAGTTTCGATCACCCGAACCTTGAGGACGGCCACCCGCTCAAGCCGCACGTGCTGTACCGGATCAGCCATGAGCAGTGGCTCAAGACGCTGAAGCCTTGA
- a CDS encoding histone deacetylase family protein gives MSLPLIYHEDYSPEFPADHRFPMDKFRLLRDYLIDSGLTSDVQLMRPELCPADILALAHDPSYISRYLSGDLSREDQRRLGLPWSEALARRTIRAVGGSLLTAEQALKHGLACHLAGGTHHAHYDYPAGFCIFNDLAVISQYLLQSGRVDKVLIFDCDVHQGDGTARILADTEDAITVSLHCEKNFPARKAQSDWDIPLPMGMGDADYLNVVDDLLNYLLPFYKPDLVLYDAGVDVHKDDALGYLQLTDQGLANRDEAVLRHCLSRDIPVMGVIGGGYSKDRQALARRHGILHHSAQRVWNDMGL, from the coding sequence ATGTCCCTACCGCTTATCTACCACGAAGACTACAGCCCGGAATTCCCGGCGGATCATCGCTTCCCGATGGACAAGTTTCGTTTGTTGCGCGATTACTTGATCGACAGCGGCCTGACCAGTGACGTTCAATTAATGCGTCCCGAGTTGTGCCCGGCGGACATTCTGGCGCTGGCTCATGACCCTTCCTACATCAGCCGCTACCTTAGCGGTGATCTGTCGCGCGAAGACCAGCGGCGTCTCGGACTGCCGTGGAGCGAGGCTCTGGCACGCCGAACCATCCGTGCGGTAGGCGGCTCGCTGCTGACGGCCGAACAGGCTCTCAAGCATGGCCTGGCCTGCCATCTGGCGGGCGGCACCCACCATGCGCACTATGACTACCCGGCGGGTTTCTGCATTTTCAATGACCTGGCGGTGATCAGTCAGTACCTGTTGCAAAGCGGCCGCGTGGACAAGGTGCTGATCTTTGACTGCGATGTGCATCAGGGTGACGGCACGGCGCGCATTCTGGCCGATACCGAGGATGCCATTACCGTGTCGCTGCACTGCGAAAAGAACTTCCCGGCACGCAAGGCGCAGAGCGACTGGGACATCCCGCTGCCAATGGGCATGGGCGACGCCGACTACCTGAACGTGGTCGACGACCTGCTGAACTACCTGCTGCCGTTCTACAAGCCGGACCTGGTGCTGTACGACGCAGGCGTGGATGTCCACAAGGATGATGCGCTGGGCTATCTGCAGCTCACCGACCAGGGGCTGGCCAATCGCGACGAAGCGGTGCTGCGTCACTGCCTGAGTCGCGACATTCCGGTCATGGGCGTGATCGGCGGTGGCTACAGCAAGGACCGCCAGGCACTCGCAAGGCGCCACGGGATCCTCCATCACAGTGCGCAACGGGTCTGGAACGACATGGGCCTGTGA
- a CDS encoding TIGR03862 family flavoprotein, with translation MTDLASSASRTVAIIGGGPAGLMAAEVLSQAGLRVDLYDAMPSVGRKFLLAGVGGMNITHSEPYPAFLARYAERSPMIAPLLRGFDADALCQWIHALGIETFVGSSGRVFPTDMKAAPLLRAWLKRLRDAGVTIHTRHRWSGWNADGSLRITHADGELAIKPAATLLALGGASWARLGSDGAWLPWLQARQVEVAPLQAANCGFEVSAWSDLLRDKFAGAPLKNVAMGLHGHALRLGECVLTATGVEGSLVYALSAQIREQINLHGSAVVDIDLLPGKALTDIQKALSKPRGSRSMSKHLHSQLGLDGAKAALLRELAPREAFADPQLLSEAIKALPLPLIKPRPIDEAISTAGGVTFEAMDERLMLRQLPGVFCAGEMIDWEAPTGGYLLTACFASGRAAGLGMVEWLQSR, from the coding sequence ATGACCGACCTCGCCTCCTCCGCTTCCCGAACCGTCGCCATCATCGGAGGCGGCCCTGCGGGGTTGATGGCAGCAGAAGTGTTGAGCCAGGCCGGACTGAGGGTCGATCTGTACGACGCCATGCCGTCGGTCGGGCGCAAGTTTCTGCTCGCCGGGGTGGGCGGTATGAATATCACCCACTCAGAGCCCTACCCGGCTTTTCTGGCGCGCTATGCCGAACGTTCGCCGATGATCGCACCGCTGTTGCGCGGCTTTGACGCTGATGCGCTGTGCCAGTGGATTCATGCACTAGGCATCGAGACCTTTGTCGGCAGCTCGGGGCGCGTGTTTCCCACAGACATGAAAGCCGCCCCCCTGCTACGCGCCTGGCTCAAGCGGCTGCGCGATGCCGGTGTCACGATTCATACGCGGCATCGCTGGTCGGGCTGGAACGCTGATGGCAGCCTGCGCATTACTCATGCTGACGGTGAACTGGCGATCAAGCCGGCAGCCACGTTGCTGGCGCTGGGCGGCGCCAGTTGGGCGCGGCTGGGGTCTGACGGGGCCTGGCTGCCATGGCTACAGGCAAGGCAGGTCGAGGTTGCGCCTTTGCAGGCCGCCAACTGTGGTTTCGAGGTAAGCGCCTGGAGCGACCTGCTGCGCGACAAGTTTGCCGGTGCGCCACTGAAAAATGTCGCGATGGGCCTGCATGGCCATGCCCTGCGTCTGGGGGAATGTGTGCTGACCGCGACGGGCGTGGAAGGCAGCCTGGTGTATGCGCTGTCGGCGCAGATTCGTGAACAGATCAACCTTCACGGCTCAGCAGTTGTGGATATCGATCTGCTGCCCGGCAAAGCGCTGACAGACATTCAAAAAGCCCTGAGCAAACCCCGCGGCTCGCGCTCGATGTCCAAGCATCTGCACAGCCAGTTGGGGCTGGACGGCGCCAAGGCAGCGCTGCTGCGCGAGCTTGCGCCTCGTGAAGCGTTTGCCGATCCGCAGCTGTTGAGCGAGGCCATCAAGGCGCTGCCACTGCCCCTGATCAAACCGCGCCCCATTGATGAGGCCATCAGCACCGCAGGCGGCGTTACCTTCGAGGCCATGGACGAGCGTCTGATGCTCAGGCAACTGCCCGGCGTATTCTGCGCCGGTGAAATGATCGACTGGGAAGCACCGACCGGCGGCTACCTGCTGACCGCCTGCTTCGCCAGCGGCCGCGCTGCGGGGTTGGGGATGGTCGAGTGGCTGCAATCGCGCTGA
- a CDS encoding DEAD/DEAH box helicase produces MTFASLGLIEPLLRALEALGYQTPTPVQTQAIPPVLAGRDLMAAAQTGTGKTAGFALPLLQRLTMEGPKVAPNSIRALVLAPTRELADQVHESIRQYAEHLPLTTYAAYGGVSINPQMMKLRRGVDVLVATPGRLLDLHRQNAVKFSQLQTLILDEADRMLDLGFAEELRGIYAVLPKQRQTLLFSATFSDEIRLLAAQMLNDPLTIEVSPRNVAASSVKQWVVTVDKKRKADLFIHLMKKHRWGQVLVFAKTRVGVDQLVDRLQGLGMNADGIHGDKPQATRQRALDRFKSNEVKILVATDVAARGLDIDDLPTVVNLDLPIVAEDYIHRIGRTGRAGLTGEAISLVCADEVELLSAIEVLTRQTLERKEEQDFEPEHRVPSTDASGQILKKPKKPKKPKVSGSKRNLGKWVDSGESEPAPVVKPVRKVPVFNTGPRKKKP; encoded by the coding sequence ATGACATTCGCCTCTCTCGGCCTGATCGAACCCTTGCTGCGCGCCCTCGAAGCGCTCGGTTACCAGACTCCGACGCCTGTACAGACTCAGGCAATTCCTCCGGTACTGGCGGGCCGCGATCTGATGGCTGCTGCGCAGACCGGCACCGGCAAGACCGCAGGTTTTGCCCTGCCGCTGCTGCAACGGCTGACCATGGAAGGCCCGAAAGTCGCGCCCAATTCGATTCGCGCGCTGGTGCTGGCGCCGACCCGCGAGCTGGCCGATCAGGTTCATGAAAGCATTCGTCAGTACGCCGAGCATCTGCCGCTGACCACCTACGCGGCTTACGGCGGCGTGAGCATCAACCCGCAGATGATGAAGTTGCGCAGGGGCGTGGACGTGCTGGTCGCGACCCCAGGCCGCTTGCTCGATCTGCACCGCCAGAACGCGGTCAAGTTCTCCCAGTTGCAGACGCTGATCCTCGATGAAGCTGACCGGATGCTCGACCTGGGCTTTGCCGAGGAATTGCGCGGTATCTATGCGGTGTTGCCCAAGCAGCGCCAGACCCTGCTGTTCTCCGCGACGTTCTCCGACGAGATTCGTCTGCTGGCCGCGCAGATGCTCAATGACCCGCTGACCATCGAAGTCAGCCCGCGGAATGTCGCGGCGTCGTCGGTCAAGCAATGGGTCGTGACTGTCGACAAGAAGCGCAAGGCGGATCTGTTCATCCATCTGATGAAGAAGCATCGCTGGGGGCAGGTGCTGGTGTTCGCCAAAACCCGGGTTGGCGTCGATCAACTGGTGGATCGCTTGCAGGGTTTGGGCATGAACGCCGACGGCATTCACGGCGACAAGCCGCAGGCCACCCGCCAGCGCGCGCTGGACCGCTTCAAGAGCAACGAAGTGAAGATTCTGGTGGCCACCGACGTGGCGGCGCGCGGTCTGGACATCGATGACCTGCCGACCGTGGTCAACCTGGACCTGCCGATCGTGGCCGAGGATTACATCCACCGTATTGGCCGCACCGGCCGTGCAGGGCTGACGGGGGAGGCGATTTCGCTGGTGTGTGCCGATGAGGTTGAGTTGCTGTCAGCCATCGAAGTGCTGACCCGCCAGACCCTGGAGCGCAAGGAAGAGCAGGATTTCGAGCCGGAGCATCGCGTGCCGAGTACGGATGCCAGCGGCCAGATCCTGAAAAAGCCCAAGAAACCGAAAAAACCCAAGGTGTCGGGCAGCAAGCGCAACCTGGGCAAATGGGTCGACAGCGGCGAGTCCGAGCCTGCGCCGGTGGTCAAACCGGTGCGTAAAGTACCGGTCTTCAACACCGGTCCGCGCAAGAAGAAGCCTTGA
- the yedA gene encoding drug/metabolite exporter YedA, translated as MPQSVRVSPLLIGAFLALYLIWGSTYLVIRIGVESWPPLMMAGVRFLIAGCLMYGFLRFRGVPAPTWAEWKAAFVIGFLLLACGNGGVTLAEHAGVASGVAALAVATMPLFTLLFGLFWGNRTTNLEWAGIVLGLIGIGLLNLGSNLQASPYGAAVVIFAAAAWAFGSVLSKHLSLPKGPMASAAEMITAGATLLIGSALSGERLTHMPTAAGWGALLYLVVFGSIVAFSAYMYLLKNVRPAAATSYAYVNPAVAVMLGVVFAGETIGVEECMAMVVIISAVVLIGLPQWRRSPSQEAVSTRTS; from the coding sequence ATGCCTCAATCCGTTCGCGTTTCGCCCTTGCTCATCGGCGCCTTTCTGGCCTTATACCTGATCTGGGGCTCTACCTATCTGGTGATCCGCATCGGCGTGGAATCATGGCCGCCGTTGATGATGGCCGGTGTGCGCTTTCTGATTGCTGGTTGCCTGATGTACGGCTTTTTAAGGTTTCGCGGCGTGCCGGCGCCGACCTGGGCTGAGTGGAAAGCCGCGTTCGTGATTGGCTTCCTGCTGCTGGCCTGCGGTAACGGCGGTGTGACCCTGGCCGAACACGCAGGCGTTGCGTCAGGTGTGGCAGCGCTGGCGGTGGCGACCATGCCGCTGTTTACCCTGCTGTTCGGGCTGTTCTGGGGCAATCGCACCACTAACCTTGAATGGGCAGGCATCGTGCTGGGCCTGATCGGCATCGGCCTGTTGAACCTCGGCTCCAATTTGCAGGCCAGCCCTTATGGCGCCGCCGTGGTGATCTTTGCCGCCGCCGCCTGGGCGTTTGGTTCGGTGCTGAGCAAGCACCTGTCGTTGCCGAAGGGGCCGATGGCCAGTGCGGCGGAAATGATCACGGCGGGAGCGACGCTGCTGATCGGCAGTGCCTTGAGTGGCGAGCGTCTAACGCATATGCCGACGGCGGCGGGCTGGGGCGCGCTGCTGTATCTGGTGGTGTTCGGCTCTATCGTCGCGTTCAGCGCTTATATGTACCTGCTCAAGAACGTGCGCCCGGCAGCGGCGACCAGCTACGCCTACGTCAATCCGGCTGTGGCAGTGATGCTTGGCGTGGTGTTCGCTGGCGAAACGATTGGTGTCGAAGAGTGCATGGCCATGGTGGTGATCATCAGTGCCGTGGTGCTGATTGGCCTGCCGCAATGGCGCCGGTCGCCGTCGCAAGAGGCCGTATCGACACGCACAAGCTAA
- a CDS encoding Lrp/AsnC family transcriptional regulator, which yields MTLDKYDRILLDELLKNGRASFAQLAKLVNLSAPAVAERVAKLEASGVITGYEAKVDMSKVGLPIQCIIELRMGSHGNQQAYKDLWKVPELIQCYRVTGDPCVIMRAAVDSMPHLEDLINRIAKFGFSKTSIVLSTAVERSLPADYLISNGKQEH from the coding sequence ATGACCCTGGATAAATACGATCGGATTCTGCTCGATGAGCTGCTGAAAAATGGCCGGGCGTCTTTTGCGCAGCTGGCGAAACTGGTCAACCTGTCCGCGCCCGCGGTGGCCGAGCGGGTCGCCAAGCTGGAAGCCAGTGGCGTGATTACCGGTTACGAGGCCAAGGTCGATATGTCGAAAGTCGGCCTGCCGATTCAATGCATCATCGAACTGCGCATGGGCAGCCATGGCAATCAGCAGGCCTATAAGGACCTGTGGAAAGTCCCCGAACTGATCCAGTGTTATCGGGTGACGGGCGACCCGTGTGTGATCATGCGCGCGGCGGTCGATTCGATGCCGCACCTGGAAGACCTGATCAACCGCATCGCCAAATTTGGCTTCAGCAAGACGTCAATCGTGCTGTCGACGGCAGTGGAGCGCAGCCTGCCGGCCGATTACTTGATCAGCAACGGCAAACAGGAGCACTGA
- a CDS encoding 3'-5' exonuclease, which translates to MERIAVIDFETTGISPGHSCRATEIAVVIMEQGRIVERFQSLMNAGVRIPAFIEGLTGISNNMIRTAPSAERVMGDVADFVGSTPLVAHNASFDQKFWDYELSRIERTREQSFACSLLLARRLMPGAPNHKLGTLTRYARLPDTGKAHRAMADAEMAANLTAYLTNELRQTHGISAISHKMLCSLQKVPAAKISETLKRQRGV; encoded by the coding sequence TTGGAACGTATTGCAGTCATCGACTTTGAAACCACCGGTATCTCCCCAGGCCATAGCTGCCGGGCGACCGAGATTGCGGTGGTGATCATGGAGCAGGGGCGTATCGTCGAGCGCTTTCAGAGCCTGATGAATGCGGGCGTGCGTATTCCTGCGTTCATCGAAGGGTTGACCGGCATCAGCAACAACATGATTCGTACCGCCCCCAGCGCCGAACGGGTGATGGGCGATGTGGCGGATTTTGTCGGTTCGACACCGCTGGTGGCGCACAACGCCTCGTTCGACCAGAAGTTCTGGGATTACGAGTTGTCGCGTATCGAGCGCACGCGCGAACAGAGCTTTGCCTGTTCGCTGCTGCTGGCCCGACGGCTGATGCCCGGCGCACCGAACCACAAGCTCGGCACGTTGACCCGCTATGCGCGCCTGCCCGACACCGGCAAGGCTCACCGGGCGATGGCCGATGCGGAAATGGCGGCCAACCTGACGGCGTACCTGACCAACGAATTGCGCCAGACCCACGGCATCTCTGCCATTTCTCACAAGATGCTGTGTTCCCTGCAGAAAGTCCCCGCCGCCAAGATCAGCGAAACGCTGAAGCGCCAGCGCGGCGTCTGA
- a CDS encoding NYN domain-containing protein, with protein sequence MKKIAVFADVQNLYYTVRQAHGCHFNYAALWADISKRGEIVHAFAYAIDRGDSKQQQFQQILRNLGFTVRLKPYIQRSDGSAKGDWDVGITIDIMDFAPQVDEIVLASGDGDFDMLLERVISKHGVEAVAYGVPGLTANSLIRAASRYVPIEGALLLK encoded by the coding sequence GTGAAGAAGATCGCGGTGTTCGCCGACGTGCAGAACCTGTATTACACCGTGCGCCAGGCGCATGGCTGTCATTTCAATTACGCCGCCTTGTGGGCGGATATCAGCAAGCGCGGCGAGATCGTTCACGCGTTTGCGTACGCCATCGATCGTGGCGACAGCAAGCAACAGCAGTTCCAGCAGATCCTGCGCAATCTGGGGTTCACGGTCAGGCTCAAGCCCTACATCCAGCGTAGCGACGGTTCGGCCAAAGGGGACTGGGATGTCGGCATCACCATCGATATCATGGATTTCGCGCCGCAAGTGGACGAAATCGTGCTGGCGTCGGGTGATGGCGATTTTGACATGTTGCTCGAACGCGTGATCAGCAAGCATGGGGTCGAGGCGGTCGCCTACGGCGTGCCGGGGCTGACCGCGAACTCGTTGATCCGCGCCGCCAGCCGTTACGTGCCGATCGAAGGCGCGTTGTTGTTGAAATGA
- a CDS encoding DUF2076 domain-containing protein has translation MNSEEQTLIDGLFSKLKDAETASAPRDAAAEARIKEHLTRQPAAPYYMTQAILVQEAAVNQLNQQVKQRDEQIQQLQAELQQAKGQASSAPASGGFLSSIFGSSAPRASQPQPSQPSSGGWRDGGGFNPAPAPAAPQGGYAAPAPAAGSGFLGGALKTAAGVAGGVLLAEGISSMFGHHSQPQEIVEVIHDAPQAQDTGLSNDQGGWGQPDQQYTADDNFDDVGDSFSDDDSFV, from the coding sequence ATGAACAGCGAAGAGCAAACCCTGATTGACGGTCTTTTCTCGAAACTGAAAGACGCTGAAACGGCATCCGCCCCGCGAGATGCTGCGGCCGAGGCGCGTATCAAGGAGCATCTGACCCGTCAGCCCGCTGCGCCGTATTACATGACGCAGGCGATTCTGGTGCAGGAAGCGGCGGTCAATCAGCTCAATCAGCAGGTAAAACAGCGCGACGAGCAGATTCAGCAGTTGCAGGCCGAGCTCCAGCAGGCCAAGGGGCAAGCCTCATCCGCGCCAGCGAGTGGCGGGTTTTTGTCGAGTATCTTTGGCAGCAGCGCCCCGCGCGCATCGCAGCCGCAACCGAGCCAGCCTTCCAGTGGCGGCTGGCGTGATGGTGGTGGTTTCAATCCTGCACCTGCGCCCGCAGCGCCGCAGGGTGGTTATGCCGCGCCGGCTCCGGCTGCCGGCAGTGGCTTTCTTGGCGGTGCGCTGAAGACTGCGGCCGGTGTAGCGGGCGGTGTGTTGCTGGCAGAAGGTATCAGCAGCATGTTCGGCCACCACAGCCAGCCGCAGGAGATCGTCGAAGTCATTCACGACGCGCCACAGGCTCAGGACACCGGCTTGTCCAATGACCAGGGCGGTTGGGGACAGCCGGATCAGCAGTACACGGCTGACGACAATTTCGACGATGTTGGCGACAGTTTCTCGGACGATGATTCGTTCGTTTGA
- a CDS encoding YciC family protein: MNPLNIIQDSLYFFRRNLGSIALLCLPVVILEVLAKQALGNAMSADTSPAYALVIGLFFYPVYTAALILFLDARSRGEDVHTRDVLAMAVRLWPTFAVLSAMSTLLIMFGLSLFVVPGIWVMIKLAFSEYLLVLRKRTPFMAMRESMQMTTGHFTRILVCVLSVYIPLWLLEGASLYLFPEPQSAAVSVITDSIGSFLQLFTTIVTFRLFMLISEPAHRA, translated from the coding sequence ATGAACCCGTTGAACATCATCCAGGATTCGCTTTATTTCTTTCGGCGCAATCTCGGCAGTATCGCGCTGCTGTGCCTGCCTGTCGTGATCCTTGAAGTGCTGGCCAAACAAGCGCTGGGCAACGCCATGTCCGCCGACACGTCACCTGCCTACGCATTGGTGATCGGGCTGTTTTTCTACCCTGTCTATACGGCCGCGCTGATCCTGTTTCTCGACGCACGCAGCCGTGGCGAGGACGTACACACCCGCGATGTACTGGCCATGGCAGTGCGCCTGTGGCCGACCTTCGCCGTGCTCTCGGCCATGAGCACCCTGCTAATCATGTTCGGCCTTTCACTGTTCGTCGTACCCGGCATCTGGGTGATGATCAAACTGGCGTTCAGCGAGTACCTGCTGGTTCTGCGCAAGCGCACGCCGTTCATGGCCATGCGCGAAAGCATGCAGATGACCACCGGACACTTCACGCGCATTCTGGTGTGTGTCCTGAGCGTCTATATTCCCCTGTGGCTGCTCGAGGGCGCCAGCCTGTACCTGTTTCCGGAACCGCAAAGCGCAGCGGTTTCCGTGATCACCGACAGCATCGGCAGCTTCCTGCAGCTGTTCACCACCATCGTGACGTTTCGCCTGTTCATGCTGATCAGCGAACCCGCGCACCGCGCCTGA
- a CDS encoding endonuclease/exonuclease/phosphatase family protein, which produces MLTAESLTERQALQVEPMPRLLLRLTLYGLLLVAVLLLLVFQLTWRPPARELLTASCNPAVEAPKLVPGQALKVMTWNIQYLAGKRYVFWYDMADGSGPDERPTHEDLAYNLDEVARVIRDEQPDIVLLQGVDDGAKNSDYQDQLALIKERVADLYPCSTQAFYWKSEFVPNPHIWGSVGRKLATLSRFHIDSAERIQLPVPDANIISRQFQPKDALLVSYLPLRDGGKLAVINTSLTTARHAGDTAQKQVAATETQLDKLESGGTPWLIGGDFNLLPLGQYQRLPEQQRLGYAADSELHELWDKYPMIPDNAESSGIDRSKWLTHFPNDSRINGPDRTVDYLFYSPSLKRVSARVRRDDTLLISDHLPVIGRFLLPVLP; this is translated from the coding sequence ATGCTCACTGCCGAATCCCTCACTGAGCGCCAGGCGCTCCAAGTCGAGCCGATGCCCCGTTTACTGCTACGTCTGACCCTGTACGGCTTGCTGCTGGTCGCCGTATTGCTGTTACTGGTTTTCCAACTGACCTGGCGCCCTCCAGCCCGTGAATTACTCACGGCCAGTTGCAACCCTGCGGTCGAGGCACCGAAACTGGTGCCGGGGCAAGCGCTGAAAGTCATGACCTGGAACATCCAGTACCTGGCGGGCAAACGCTACGTGTTCTGGTACGACATGGCCGACGGTAGCGGCCCGGACGAACGCCCGACCCATGAAGACCTTGCCTACAATCTGGATGAAGTGGCGCGGGTCATCCGTGACGAACAACCCGACATCGTGCTGCTGCAAGGCGTCGACGATGGCGCCAAGAACTCCGACTATCAGGATCAGCTGGCGCTGATCAAGGAACGTGTCGCGGACCTCTACCCATGCAGCACGCAGGCCTTCTACTGGAAGTCAGAGTTCGTACCCAACCCGCATATCTGGGGCAGCGTCGGCAGAAAACTCGCGACCCTCAGCCGCTTCCACATCGACAGCGCCGAACGTATACAACTGCCGGTGCCCGACGCCAACATCATCAGCCGTCAGTTTCAGCCAAAGGATGCCTTGCTGGTCAGCTACCTACCCTTGCGTGACGGCGGCAAACTGGCCGTCATCAATACCAGCCTGACCACCGCCAGACACGCCGGCGACACCGCACAAAAACAGGTCGCTGCCACAGAAACACAGCTGGACAAGCTGGAAAGCGGCGGCACGCCCTGGCTGATCGGCGGCGACTTCAACCTGCTGCCGCTGGGCCAATACCAGCGCCTCCCCGAGCAGCAGCGCCTTGGCTACGCCGCCGACAGCGAACTGCACGAGCTATGGGACAAATACCCGATGATCCCCGACAACGCCGAATCCAGCGGCATCGACCGCAGCAAATGGCTGACGCACTTCCCCAACGACAGCCGCATCAACGGGCCGGACCGGACGGTGGATTATCTGTTCTACAGCCCGAGCCTGAAGCGGGTCAGTGCACGCGTGCGGCGGGATGATACGTTGCTGATATCTGATCATTTGCCGGTGATTGGAAGATTTTTGTTGCCGGTTTTGCCTTGA